The Deltaproteobacteria bacterium genome contains the following window.
GTGCTGCCGGTGAAGGAGATCTTGTCCACCTGCGGATGCGCGCTGAGCTGCTCGCCGACCTCGCCGCCGCCAAGCACGAGATTGATCACACCCGCTGGGACATCGACCTGTTCGTGAACCAACTCGATGAAACGAATCAGCGAGTACGAGGTCGACGGCGACGGCTTGATGATCACGGTGTTGCCCATCGCCAGCGCCGGCGCCAGCTTCCACGCCGCTAACAACAGCGGAAAATTCCACGGCACGATCAGGGCGCACACACCGACCGGCACGCGCGCGGTGTAATTGATGAAGTCGCCGTCGACAGGACAACTCTCGCCGTAAACCTTGTCGGTCCAGCCAGCGTAGTAGTCGAACACATCGCCGGTGTCGGGCATGTCGTCGTCGTACGCCTCGCGGTACAGCTTGCCGTTTTCAAGCGCGATCAACGTGGCCAGTTCGGCGCGATGCGTACGTGCGACCTCGCCGATGGCGCGCAGCACGCGCGCCCGCTCGCGCCGTGCCAGCGCGCCCCACGGACCACTCGCAAACGCTCGCCGCGCCGCCGCCACGCCGGCGTCGACCGCTGAGGCATTCGCGCACTGCAGCGTGCCGAGCAATTCGCCGGTCGTGGGATTGATCGTCGCGACGGAGCCGCCGCCGCCATCACGCCACACGCCGTCAATGAACCCGCGCTTTGGCGTGCGCAACCATTCACGGGCCCAGTCGAGTCGTGCGGGTTCCATTTGGGATTCTCTCCGCCTCTCCGTCCCTGCGCCTCAGCGTTGAATTGTGGATTTTCCGAACGCTGCCAGAGCACGGCAACGTTCCTCGTTCACGCGAATGCCACTCACGCAGCGCTCCGCAAACAACGTCACGCCGTTGGTCAGCATCGCGAACGCATCGAACAGGTTCACCGCGGCAACACCCTCGAACACGTTGAGATGCAACTCGCCGCGTTCGAGCGCGAGCTGCACCGCGCGATCGCAAGCGAGCACTTGGAAGCCGCATTGCAGCATCGTCTCCGGCACGACCGGATTGATTTTCGCCGCGAAGAACGACGAACCCTCCTGCACCGCCGGCAGCCGCAACTCGCCGAAGCCACCGTCGGGGCCCGACGATAGCAGGCGCAGATCCTGGGCGATCTTCATCATGCTGTCCGCGAGCAACGCAAGTTGCGTCGAGACCGAGGCGAGATCGTCGATGTTCTGCGCCGCATCGTAGAGATTCTCACGCGCCGTGAGTTGCTGACCGGTGATGTCGTTCAATGCCGGAAGAACCGCCGCTCGATACGCATCCGGAGCGCCGTCGCCCGAGCCGATCACCGTGCCGCCGAGATTGACCTGGCGCAACGCCTCGACAGTGCGGGCGAGTTCGGTCGTGCGCCGCCCGAGCAACGCAGCGTAACCACCGAAGAGTTCCCCCATCGAGACCGCCAGTCCGTCTTGTAAGCAGGTGCGCGACAAGGTCATGACCGGCGCGAACTCGGTGGCCTTGGCCCGCAGCGCGACGCCGCACGCATCCAAGGCGCGCTGCAATCCCACCCACTGATCGAGCAACGCCAAGCGCGTCGCCGTGTGGCAGACATCGGCGGTCGACTGCGACGCGTTGACATGCTGCTTCGGATGCACCGGATCGTAGACGCCACGGCGTCCACCCAACGCTTCGTTGGCAAGGTTCGCGATCACTTCGTTCACGTTCATGTTCACCGCGATGCCACCGCCGCC
Protein-coding sequences here:
- a CDS encoding aspartate ammonia-lyase, with translation MASATRIERDLIGELALPADALFGIHSQRALLNCSFSQHRLSDYPVYVRSLAQVKRAAARANRTAGVLDERLANAIEAACETLIAGRYLDQFPVDLLAGGGGIAVNMNVNEVIANLANEALGGRRGVYDPVHPKQHVNASQSTADVCHTATRLALLDQWVGLQRALDACGVALRAKATEFAPVMTLSRTCLQDGLAVSMGELFGGYAALLGRRTTELARTVEALRQVNLGGTVIGSGDGAPDAYRAAVLPALNDITGQQLTARENLYDAAQNIDDLASVSTQLALLADSMMKIAQDLRLLSSGPDGGFGELRLPAVQEGSSFFAAKINPVVPETMLQCGFQVLACDRAVQLALERGELHLNVFEGVAAVNLFDAFAMLTNGVTLFAERCVSGIRVNEERCRALAAFGKSTIQR